The proteins below come from a single Kitasatospora sp. NBC_00315 genomic window:
- a CDS encoding cytochrome P450: protein MREATREDEDGGRSAMTGIGRAAGTGPVCPAGRPEPDGTGEPGGPDGSGEPVRNPDAGFVAGMAPGRLPLLGHGHVLLRRPLPFLASLPSHGDLVEVRVGPKPFHVICHPELAHRVLTSDRVFDKGGPMFNKLRDLVGDGLASCPHARHRRQRRMVQPAFRADRLPGYAEVMTAQTLAVTAGWRHGETVDLHGQLLTVSARTLAHTIFTAEHCADAVAAAVPFAQMITSGLTAELLTPAVLKSVPTPTRRRFARRTAELRTAVLEAIGRYRREGVDRGDLLSILLAERDGERLTDEEVFVELVGMAIAGVETVASTLNWAFRLLHRHPDIERRLHAEVDRVHGGRAPTWDDLPRLELTSRVFQEALRLFPSDWLLTRVTTEDTELAGRALPAGTLVAFNGYAVHQRADLYPRPTVFDPDRWADPRLPRGGFLSFGGGGRKCIGDAFGTVEGTLALAAIAGAWRLAPARPSRVRPAPLRPRQALGYPMRVSAR from the coding sequence ATGCGTGAGGCGACCCGCGAGGACGAGGACGGAGGAAGGAGCGCGATGACCGGGATCGGCCGGGCGGCCGGGACCGGCCCGGTCTGTCCGGCGGGGCGGCCCGAGCCGGACGGAACGGGCGAGCCGGGCGGACCGGACGGCTCCGGCGAGCCGGTACGCAATCCCGACGCGGGCTTCGTGGCGGGCATGGCGCCCGGACGGCTGCCGCTGCTGGGGCACGGTCATGTGCTGCTGAGGCGGCCGCTGCCCTTCCTCGCCTCGCTGCCGTCCCACGGCGACCTGGTGGAGGTCAGGGTGGGGCCGAAGCCGTTCCACGTGATCTGCCATCCCGAACTCGCCCACCGCGTCCTGACCTCCGACCGGGTCTTCGACAAGGGCGGGCCGATGTTCAACAAGCTGCGCGACCTGGTGGGTGACGGGCTGGCCTCCTGCCCGCACGCTCGGCACCGGCGCCAGCGGCGGATGGTCCAGCCGGCCTTCCGCGCCGACCGGCTGCCCGGCTACGCCGAGGTGATGACCGCGCAGACGCTGGCCGTGACGGCGGGCTGGCGCCACGGCGAGACCGTGGACCTGCACGGCCAGCTCCTCACGGTCAGCGCCCGCACCCTGGCCCACACGATCTTCACCGCGGAGCACTGCGCGGACGCCGTGGCCGCCGCCGTCCCGTTCGCGCAGATGATCACGAGTGGGCTGACCGCGGAGCTGCTCACGCCCGCGGTCCTGAAGTCGGTGCCCACGCCCACCAGGCGCCGCTTCGCCCGGCGGACGGCGGAGCTGCGGACGGCGGTGCTGGAGGCGATCGGCCGGTACCGGCGGGAGGGCGTCGACCGGGGCGACCTGCTGTCGATCCTGCTGGCGGAGCGCGACGGCGAACGACTCACGGACGAGGAAGTCTTCGTCGAGCTCGTCGGGATGGCCATCGCCGGCGTCGAGACCGTCGCCTCCACTCTGAACTGGGCCTTCCGCCTGCTCCACCGTCACCCCGACATCGAGCGCCGGCTCCATGCCGAGGTCGACCGGGTGCACGGCGGCCGGGCCCCTACCTGGGACGACCTGCCCCGACTGGAGCTGACCAGCCGGGTGTTCCAGGAGGCGCTGCGGCTGTTCCCCTCTGACTGGCTGCTCACCCGGGTCACCACCGAGGACACCGAACTCGCCGGGCGCGCCCTGCCCGCCGGCACCCTCGTCGCCTTCAACGGCTACGCCGTCCACCAGCGGGCCGACCTCTATCCGCGGCCGACCGTCTTCGACCCCGACCGCTGGGCCGACCCGCGGCTCCCCCGCGGCGGGTTCCTCTCCTTCGGCGGCGGCGGGCGCAAGTGCATCGGCGACGCCTTCGGTACGGTCGAAGGCACCCTGGCGCTCGCCGCCATCGCCGGAGCCTGGCGGCTCGCGCCCGCCCGTCCCTCACGGGTGCGGCCAGCGCCCCTGCGGCCGCGGCAGGCGCTGGGGTACCCGATGCGCGTGAGCGCCCGATGA